In Candidatus Defluviilinea proxima, a single genomic region encodes these proteins:
- the acpS gene encoding holo-ACP synthase, with protein MLRTGVDLIEISRIEEVVQRHGRHYLERVYTSAEIEYCGKRAESLAGRFAAKEAVAKALGSGIGDVTWKEIEILGDEQHAPVLNLSGEAEKKAKELGLTTWSVSISHSQSHSVAVAVALG; from the coding sequence ATCTTGCGGACTGGTGTTGATCTGATCGAAATCTCCCGTATTGAGGAAGTGGTCCAGCGTCATGGCAGACACTATCTCGAACGGGTTTATACGTCAGCTGAAATAGAGTATTGCGGTAAGCGTGCTGAGTCTTTGGCGGGGCGCTTCGCCGCGAAGGAAGCTGTTGCCAAGGCATTGGGTAGCGGCATCGGTGATGTGACATGGAAAGAGATCGAGATTCTCGGCGATGAACAACATGCGCCGGTGTTGAACTTAAGTGGGGAGGCGGAGAAGAAAGCGAAGGAACTTGGGTTAACAACCTGGTCTGTCAGCATCAGTCATAGCCAGAGTCATTCTGTGGCGGTGGCTGTAGCGCTTGGTTAA
- a CDS encoding insulinase family protein, with protein MAKQHSALPSPNDIYREVLPNGITVVTRSNFNSPSVVISGYFDAGALFDADEKLGLADFVTSSLMRGTKKHSFDEIYNILESAGAGLGFSTGVHKSGFSGRSLVEDLPLLLNLLSETLTQPSFPKVEVEKLRTQLLTGLAISAEDTSDMASATFDKILYKDHPYSRPEDGTPETVKRITRDDLVKFHREHFGPRGMVIAVVGAVEAEEAVRQVKRALGGWQVKGQKEALELPDVKPIKKTISKHHKIAGKSQSDLVIGTNGPRRRDADFMPASLGNNVLGQFGMMGRIGDVVREKSGLAYYAYSSLNAGIGPGSWEVSAGVSPKNVSKATGLIIDELKRFVQEGVTKDELADSKANYVGRLPLSLESNGGVAGALLNIERHNLGMDYYLRYADLVNEVTCEDVLNTARKFIDPDKLAIAVAGP; from the coding sequence ATGGCTAAACAACATTCTGCTCTGCCCAGTCCTAACGATATTTATCGTGAAGTGTTGCCCAATGGCATCACCGTTGTCACACGTTCAAACTTCAACAGTCCGTCAGTTGTCATTAGCGGTTATTTCGATGCGGGTGCCTTGTTCGATGCAGACGAAAAACTTGGCCTTGCTGACTTTGTAACATCTTCGTTGATGCGTGGCACAAAGAAACATAGCTTCGATGAGATTTACAACATCCTTGAATCAGCTGGAGCAGGGTTGGGATTCAGCACCGGCGTTCACAAGTCAGGTTTTAGTGGACGGTCACTTGTAGAAGATTTACCTTTGCTTCTCAATTTGCTCTCTGAGACGTTGACCCAGCCATCCTTCCCGAAAGTCGAAGTGGAGAAACTGCGTACGCAACTTCTCACAGGTCTTGCGATCAGTGCAGAAGATACTTCAGACATGGCTTCGGCAACTTTCGATAAGATCTTGTACAAAGATCATCCCTACAGCCGCCCGGAAGATGGAACACCGGAGACTGTCAAACGAATCACGCGCGATGATCTGGTGAAATTCCATCGCGAGCATTTCGGTCCGCGTGGGATGGTGATCGCTGTTGTCGGTGCAGTGGAGGCAGAAGAAGCCGTCAGACAAGTCAAACGCGCGTTGGGTGGGTGGCAGGTCAAAGGTCAGAAAGAGGCGCTTGAACTTCCTGATGTGAAACCGATTAAGAAGACGATCAGCAAGCATCACAAGATCGCTGGTAAGTCTCAATCCGATCTTGTAATTGGGACGAATGGCCCAAGACGCAGAGATGCTGACTTTATGCCTGCCTCGTTGGGGAATAATGTGTTGGGGCAGTTCGGCATGATGGGGCGCATCGGCGATGTGGTTCGCGAGAAATCAGGGCTGGCGTATTATGCATATTCAAGTTTGAATGCAGGCATTGGCCCGGGCTCGTGGGAAGTGAGTGCGGGCGTCAGCCCCAAGAATGTGAGCAAAGCCACCGGCTTGATCATAGATGAATTGAAGCGTTTCGTGCAAGAAGGTGTAACTAAGGACGAACTTGCCGACAGTAAGGCAAACTATGTGGGGCGTTTGCCGCTTTCACTCGAGTCGAACGGCGGTGTGGCGGGTGCGTTGCTCAATATTGAGCGTCATAACCTTGGTATGGATTATTACCTTCGCTATGCCGACTTGGTGAATGAAGTGACGTGTGAAGATGTGTTGAACACTGCACGCAAATTCATTGATCCCGATAAGTTGGCGATCGCTGTGGCAGGCCCATAA
- a CDS encoding insulinase family protein produces the protein MKKSLTVETLSNGLKVFLKEIHTAPIISSWLWYRVGSRDEVPGRTGVSHWVEHMQFKGTEQFPANILDKSISREGGSWNAMTYLDWTAYYETMPADKIDLALRLEADRMVNSQFKEEEVTSERTVIISEREGSENEPLFQLGEATQHAAFRIHPYHHEVIGDMADLHSMTRDDLYDHYRAFYVPNNAVMAVAGDFDTKSMLARIKELFEPIPMGREPARLARHELPQKGELRLSVEGPGSTSYVQACYRFPAASHPDFFPLAVLDSLLAGPSNLNMFSGGISNKTSRLYRALVDKEYAVGVHGGAQATIDPFLYSITMTIHPKRKPEEALAALDKELEKIKQEKVTKAEIARAIKQARAIFAYGSENITNQAFWMGYAEMFANYKWFETYLDKLSAVTVKDVQRVANEYFAPQSRVVGTYILLDGNHG, from the coding sequence ATGAAAAAATCTTTAACCGTAGAAACATTATCCAATGGTCTGAAAGTCTTTCTGAAAGAGATCCATACTGCGCCGATCATTTCATCATGGCTGTGGTATCGCGTCGGCTCACGCGATGAAGTGCCGGGTCGCACCGGCGTTTCGCATTGGGTCGAACATATGCAATTTAAAGGGACGGAGCAATTCCCTGCGAACATCCTCGATAAGTCTATTTCTCGTGAGGGTGGCTCATGGAATGCCATGACCTATCTCGATTGGACGGCTTACTACGAGACCATGCCCGCCGACAAAATTGACCTTGCCCTGCGCCTCGAAGCCGATCGCATGGTCAACAGCCAATTCAAAGAAGAAGAAGTCACGTCCGAGCGCACTGTCATTATTTCTGAGCGCGAAGGCAGTGAAAACGAACCTCTCTTTCAACTCGGCGAAGCAACCCAGCACGCCGCGTTTCGCATTCATCCTTATCATCACGAGGTTATCGGCGATATGGCCGACCTCCACAGCATGACCCGCGATGATCTTTACGATCATTATCGCGCCTTCTATGTTCCCAATAACGCAGTGATGGCGGTAGCTGGTGATTTCGATACCAAGTCCATGTTGGCGCGCATCAAAGAACTCTTCGAACCGATCCCAATGGGACGTGAACCGGCCCGGTTGGCACGCCATGAACTTCCGCAAAAAGGGGAGTTGCGACTTTCAGTGGAAGGCCCCGGCTCAACATCCTACGTTCAGGCCTGCTACCGTTTCCCGGCCGCATCTCACCCAGACTTTTTCCCACTAGCTGTGCTCGACAGTTTACTCGCTGGCCCAAGCAACCTCAATATGTTCAGTGGTGGCATCTCGAACAAGACGTCCCGCCTTTACCGTGCGCTTGTTGACAAGGAATATGCTGTCGGCGTCCACGGTGGGGCACAAGCGACGATTGACCCATTCCTATATTCAATCACGATGACCATCCACCCCAAGCGCAAACCCGAAGAAGCGCTCGCCGCGTTGGACAAGGAACTCGAAAAGATCAAACAAGAAAAAGTAACCAAGGCAGAGATCGCACGTGCGATCAAACAAGCGCGAGCCATATTTGCCTATGGAAGTGAGAACATCACCAATCAGGCATTCTGGATGGGTTACGCTGAAATGTTCGCGAACTATAAATGGTTTGAAACTTATCTCGATAAATTGTCGGCTGTCACAGTCAAAGATGTTCAGCGCGTGGCGAATGAATATTTTGCCCCTCAAAGCCGTGTCGTAGGGACTTACATCCTATTGGATGGTAACCATGGCTAA
- a CDS encoding FAD-dependent oxidoreductase — protein sequence MTSQYFVAVVGAGPTGLFGARELANQGVRVALFNRDLKPGGLAEYGIYPNKHTMKSGLRKQFRQVLDLPNIDYYGNVTIGEQGDLSLDDLRALGFQAILTTAGAQGTKWLGLPGEDLDGVYHAKDVVYSYNKLPPYSQKPFHFGKRCAVIGAGNVMLDITHYLARELKVDEVIAIVRRGPAEVKFDKKEMEYVIANLDLSALDSEIERVTPIMQALHQDPAVARASIVEALPKALPKVSDTKFRFEFLASPVQMLGENGKLTHLEIEDNILVEKDGDTKAKGTGNKRRLEVETVVFAIGDKVDESFGLPTASNEFVKSQTPRFPIDDISYESMFEDVFVGGWSRKASSGLVGYARKDGTNASKAVMQYLQTKQPIETNPGAVATKVKGLGKPIVLKDDVKKLEAAEIAEAQKRGLEAFKFDSNETMLQAMGLVETA from the coding sequence GTGACCAGTCAATACTTCGTCGCCGTTGTAGGTGCAGGACCCACAGGATTGTTCGGCGCACGCGAACTAGCCAATCAAGGTGTACGCGTTGCGTTGTTCAACCGCGATCTCAAACCCGGCGGCCTCGCAGAATATGGGATCTACCCCAACAAACACACCATGAAGAGTGGCCTGCGGAAACAGTTCCGCCAGGTGCTTGATCTTCCGAACATTGATTACTACGGGAACGTCACCATCGGTGAACAAGGTGATTTGAGTCTCGACGATCTACGTGCACTAGGCTTTCAAGCGATCCTTACCACAGCAGGAGCTCAAGGCACCAAATGGCTTGGCTTGCCGGGCGAAGACCTCGATGGTGTCTATCACGCCAAAGATGTTGTTTACTCCTACAACAAACTCCCCCCCTACAGTCAGAAGCCATTCCACTTTGGAAAACGTTGTGCAGTGATCGGCGCTGGCAACGTGATGCTCGATATCACACACTACCTCGCTCGCGAACTAAAAGTGGACGAAGTCATCGCCATTGTACGACGTGGGCCCGCCGAAGTGAAATTCGATAAAAAGGAAATGGAATACGTCATCGCCAATCTTGATCTATCGGCGTTGGACTCTGAGATCGAGCGCGTGACTCCCATCATGCAGGCGCTTCATCAGGACCCGGCAGTTGCCCGGGCCTCGATTGTGGAAGCTCTCCCGAAAGCCTTGCCCAAAGTCTCTGATACAAAATTCCGTTTCGAATTCCTTGCCTCGCCGGTGCAAATGCTCGGAGAAAATGGCAAACTAACTCATCTAGAGATCGAAGATAACATCCTCGTAGAAAAGGACGGGGACACAAAAGCCAAAGGGACCGGGAACAAGCGTCGGCTTGAGGTAGAGACGGTGGTCTTCGCCATCGGCGATAAAGTGGACGAGTCATTCGGTCTGCCGACAGCATCGAACGAGTTCGTCAAATCCCAAACGCCACGCTTCCCCATTGACGATATCTCATATGAATCCATGTTTGAAGATGTCTTTGTGGGAGGCTGGTCGCGCAAGGCCAGCTCGGGGTTGGTTGGTTATGCCCGCAAAGATGGCACGAACGCATCCAAAGCGGTGATGCAATATCTGCAAACCAAACAACCCATCGAAACGAACCCGGGGGCGGTCGCAACAAAGGTCAAAGGCTTGGGCAAACCGATCGTCTTGAAAGACGACGTCAAAAAGCTCGAAGCCGCCGAAATCGCCGAAGCCCAAAAACGCGGACTCGAAGCCTTCAAGTTCGACAGCAACGAAACCATGTTGCAAGCGATGGGGTTAGTGGAAACAGCGTAA
- a CDS encoding PD40 domain-containing protein — protein MKTYFRTNIVIALCLLIIACRQVSQVTPSAVQPTETKTPFPTTTSIPSATATVLSTPRPYVFPTLIPTIDPAILPELLGNTFSVQALDVNGYSTQRITGWEHGFGTSIWYNYCPKYIWLDENHILLYPGAGQEPGPEGIWGFTNVVPQPVVLNLKSRTMWLPSVNTSSGSTCNDVYWSPELNILIVSGTYKNEPAVFTYSVDGTKISIYQGKLGGVSPRKTKLLLDNNIIVDLLTNTKIDLNWDLEDYNEPILSRPFWTSDETRIYRCCYFYADLVKGTSHRFQRSDFQDANGNHLDDGGLWFHQGEWVQDNTHFLVHWLAVDDGPVRDQPLFDPATKLFYDLWEEAGISPDLTWRYNKVSPDKSHVWIIGFEESYLVNLTTFEKQHFTHSNPYSYIDMEWSTDSRFTWFEIYDSDTKSTEAKIFSITDMELHPLPIAPPNEAEFLWHPNENLIVYPARDKNALIFWNAKTMSSRELSFKDQDSQYKITNLAWNPDGDKLIFITENHILWQIDYPALENLEQIIASAGTISSALWSPDGKSIAFVSDSDIYIVDTTK, from the coding sequence ATGAAAACTTATTTCAGAACGAACATTGTCATTGCCTTATGTCTGCTGATCATTGCATGCAGACAGGTGTCGCAAGTCACACCGTCGGCCGTTCAACCTACAGAAACAAAAACTCCGTTTCCAACCACCACATCCATCCCGAGTGCAACTGCCACAGTTCTATCTACACCCAGACCCTATGTTTTCCCTACTTTGATTCCAACCATTGATCCCGCTATATTACCTGAACTTCTTGGTAATACCTTTTCAGTCCAAGCACTTGACGTAAATGGGTATAGCACACAACGCATCACAGGTTGGGAGCATGGTTTTGGAACTAGTATTTGGTACAACTACTGCCCCAAATATATTTGGCTTGATGAAAATCATATTCTTCTTTATCCCGGGGCAGGACAAGAACCCGGTCCGGAGGGGATTTGGGGATTTACTAATGTGGTTCCTCAACCTGTCGTCCTTAACTTGAAAAGTAGAACCATGTGGTTACCATCTGTAAACACATCGTCAGGATCAACTTGTAACGACGTATATTGGTCACCTGAGCTAAATATCCTCATCGTCTCTGGTACTTATAAAAATGAACCCGCAGTATTCACATACTCTGTTGACGGAACCAAAATCTCTATTTACCAGGGAAAATTAGGAGGGGTGTCGCCGAGAAAGACAAAATTACTGCTAGATAACAATATCATCGTAGATTTGCTAACCAACACGAAAATCGACCTGAATTGGGATTTGGAAGATTATAACGAACCAATACTTTCAAGACCCTTCTGGACATCAGATGAAACACGCATATATCGGTGTTGCTATTTCTATGCAGATCTTGTGAAAGGAACAAGTCATCGTTTTCAAAGATCTGATTTTCAAGATGCCAATGGAAACCATTTAGATGATGGAGGATTGTGGTTCCACCAAGGTGAATGGGTACAAGATAACACACACTTTTTAGTGCACTGGCTGGCGGTGGACGATGGTCCAGTGAGAGATCAACCGCTGTTTGACCCGGCTACCAAGCTCTTTTATGATCTGTGGGAGGAGGCAGGAATCTCACCAGATTTGACATGGCGGTATAACAAGGTTTCACCTGATAAGAGCCACGTATGGATCATAGGCTTCGAAGAAAGTTATCTTGTAAACCTCACCACCTTCGAAAAACAACATTTTACACACTCAAATCCATACTCATATATAGACATGGAGTGGTCGACAGACAGTAGATTTACATGGTTTGAAATATACGATTCGGACACCAAATCTACAGAAGCCAAAATCTTTTCAATCACCGATATGGAATTACACCCTTTGCCTATTGCCCCACCAAATGAGGCAGAGTTTTTGTGGCATCCAAATGAAAACTTAATTGTGTATCCTGCCAGGGATAAAAATGCACTTATCTTCTGGAATGCTAAAACAATGTCATCCCGGGAGCTATCATTCAAGGATCAAGACTCACAATACAAAATCACCAACCTTGCCTGGAACCCAGACGGGGACAAACTTATTTTTATCACTGAGAATCACATTCTATGGCAAATAGATTACCCTGCATTGGAAAATCTGGAACAAATAATAGCTTCGGCAGGTACTATAAGCAGTGCACTATGGTCACCCGACGGTAAATCCATTGCATTTGTCAGCGATTCGGACATTTACATTGTTGACACCACAAAGTAA
- a CDS encoding CoA transferase, producing the protein MQSLHGIRVLDLSRVLAGPYCTMVLGDLGADVIKVESPDGDETRAWGPPFAEGESAYYLCVNRNKRSIVVDFKTAEGRDILSRLIAQSDVLVENFRPGSLARFSLDFESASALNPNLIYCSISGFGQTGPLRDKPGYDFMIQAMGGLMSITGEPDGEPMKVGVAVADLFAGQNAVIAILAALQVRTQTGKGQHLDISLFDSQLSMLANVASNYLISGNLPKRYGNAHANIVPYQSFQASDGWFVIAVGNDKQFAKMCDVIGKDELVSDARFATNSARVQNRDELILLLKPIFATKTVNEWLSLIRDEFPCGAINNLEQAFSTPQVETREMLVHMEHPTIGDLSLVGSPLKFSDTPVEYKSPPPRLGEHTEDVLRELFG; encoded by the coding sequence ATGCAATCGTTACATGGAATTCGTGTGCTTGATCTCAGTCGCGTGCTCGCTGGCCCCTATTGTACGATGGTTCTCGGCGATCTTGGTGCCGATGTTATAAAAGTTGAATCGCCCGATGGTGATGAAACGCGTGCGTGGGGGCCGCCGTTTGCGGAGGGGGAGAGCGCGTATTACCTGTGCGTCAATCGCAATAAGCGCAGTATTGTTGTGGATTTCAAAACGGCGGAGGGACGCGACATCTTGAGCCGACTCATCGCCCAAAGCGACGTTCTGGTCGAGAACTTTCGTCCTGGCTCCCTCGCCCGCTTCTCTCTGGACTTTGAGTCTGCTTCTGCTCTCAATCCGAATCTCATCTATTGCTCGATCAGCGGCTTCGGGCAAACGGGACCGTTGCGCGACAAGCCCGGTTACGACTTCATGATCCAAGCCATGGGCGGACTAATGAGCATCACCGGCGAACCCGATGGCGAACCGATGAAAGTCGGCGTGGCGGTAGCGGATTTGTTCGCCGGGCAGAACGCGGTCATTGCCATCCTCGCCGCGTTACAGGTACGAACCCAAACTGGCAAAGGACAACACCTCGACATTTCCTTGTTCGATTCGCAATTGAGTATGCTTGCCAATGTCGCAAGCAATTATCTGATCTCAGGCAACCTGCCCAAGCGATATGGTAACGCACACGCGAACATTGTCCCATATCAGAGTTTTCAAGCCAGTGACGGTTGGTTTGTCATCGCAGTAGGAAATGACAAACAGTTTGCGAAGATGTGTGATGTGATTGGTAAAGATGAATTGGTAAGTGATGCCCGCTTTGCGACAAACTCTGCCCGCGTACAAAACAGAGACGAGTTGATTCTTCTCCTCAAACCTATATTTGCAACAAAGACTGTGAACGAATGGCTTTCCCTGATCAGAGACGAATTCCCTTGTGGAGCGATCAATAACCTTGAGCAAGCCTTCTCCACGCCGCAAGTAGAGACGAGGGAGATGCTTGTCCACATGGAGCATCCCACCATTGGAGATTTGTCCCTCGTTGGCTCGCCACTCAAATTCAGCGATACGCCTGTTGAGTATAAATCCCCGCCACCGAGGTTGGGGGAGCATACGGAGGATGTGTTGAGGGAGTTGTTTGGGTAG
- a CDS encoding nitronate monooxygenase codes for MKRDLYFSKPIMNAAGSLGFTPDFRTLGDFVTNPFSLRPRLPTSQPAVIEYPGGFLLHTGLPNPGLKAGLKKYAAKWTRSDLPVIVHLMADRPEETQNMVRMLEEIENVMAVELGFAPLLADDILMLTLEMCLGEIPLIFSLPVEQVLSLGPRLVQDGAQAISIAAPRGALMTDHLVTGRIAGPSLFPQALDTVNNAVKLGIPIIGSGGVWTKENADAMLSVGALAVQVDAALWNPAFSFDSPSAETK; via the coding sequence ATGAAACGTGACCTTTATTTTAGCAAACCAATTATGAACGCGGCGGGATCTTTGGGATTCACGCCCGACTTCCGAACGTTGGGAGACTTCGTGACGAACCCGTTCTCCCTGCGCCCGCGCCTGCCTACGTCCCAACCAGCCGTGATCGAATACCCAGGCGGATTCCTGCTACACACGGGTTTGCCGAATCCTGGATTGAAAGCGGGCTTGAAAAAATATGCCGCCAAATGGACTCGTTCTGATTTGCCTGTCATCGTCCATCTCATGGCTGACCGCCCCGAAGAGACTCAGAACATGGTGCGCATGTTGGAGGAGATTGAGAACGTGATGGCGGTGGAACTCGGCTTCGCTCCCCTGCTGGCAGATGACATTTTGATGCTCACGCTTGAAATGTGTTTGGGTGAGATACCGTTGATCTTTTCATTGCCTGTTGAGCAAGTGTTGAGTTTGGGTCCGCGCTTGGTACAGGATGGAGCACAAGCGATCAGCATTGCCGCACCAAGAGGTGCATTGATGACGGATCACTTGGTCACAGGCAGAATCGCTGGACCATCTTTGTTTCCCCAAGCATTGGACACAGTCAACAATGCTGTCAAACTTGGCATCCCCATCATCGGCTCAGGCGGCGTGTGGACAAAAGAAAACGCCGACGCGATGCTCTCGGTCGGCGCATTGGCGGTGCAGGTGGATGCTGCGTTATGGAATCCCGCTTTTAGCTTTGATTCTCCTTCGGCTGAAACAAAGTGA
- a CDS encoding VOC family protein, with protein sequence MSTQNSNQPVVELRVAVTTSDYQRLVKFYCDGLGIEPAAIWNNGDGQALVLDMGNATLEIFDEPQAELIDQLEVEKRVSGQIRFALQVPDLQSAMERLIANGATLVHPPVMTPWGDYNVRLQDPDGMQITLFQPKENQS encoded by the coding sequence ATGTCTACCCAAAACTCAAATCAGCCTGTCGTTGAATTGCGTGTTGCCGTTACGACCAGCGATTACCAGCGATTGGTGAAATTCTATTGTGATGGATTGGGGATCGAGCCTGCCGCGATCTGGAACAATGGCGATGGTCAGGCGCTGGTTCTGGATATGGGTAATGCCACGCTTGAGATTTTCGATGAACCGCAGGCTGAACTCATTGACCAGTTGGAAGTGGAAAAGCGAGTCAGTGGACAAATCCGTTTTGCGCTTCAAGTGCCTGATCTGCAATCCGCAATGGAACGTTTAATCGCAAATGGCGCCACGCTTGTGCATCCTCCCGTCATGACTCCCTGGGGCGACTACAATGTCCGCCTTCAAGACCCCGATGGAATGCAGATCACTTTGTTTCAGCCGAAGGAGAATCAAAGCTAA
- a CDS encoding nitroreductase family deazaflavin-dependent oxidoreductase codes for MAGEMRRGKPNILQKLLHQIVSIRPVNAFFSTRMHRMDFFLLKLTGGKYTFAELAGWPIIQITTTGAKSGQKRTMPLIASMDGKKIILIASSFGREHNPGWYYNLKAHPECEVEYKGKTLVYAAREVDGAEYEKYWQLAVSIYAGYERYKKFASHRHIPVMLLEPKE; via the coding sequence ATGGCTGGAGAAATGAGACGAGGCAAGCCGAATATCTTGCAGAAACTGCTTCACCAGATCGTTTCGATCCGCCCGGTGAACGCTTTCTTTTCTACAAGAATGCATCGAATGGATTTCTTTCTTCTCAAGTTGACGGGCGGGAAATACACATTTGCTGAACTTGCAGGCTGGCCGATCATTCAGATCACAACCACCGGCGCAAAATCGGGACAAAAGCGAACCATGCCCTTGATCGCAAGCATGGATGGTAAGAAGATCATTTTGATCGCATCCAGCTTTGGGCGTGAGCATAATCCCGGCTGGTATTACAATCTTAAGGCGCATCCTGAGTGTGAGGTCGAATATAAAGGTAAGACGCTAGTGTACGCGGCACGAGAAGTTGACGGAGCCGAGTACGAAAAATATTGGCAGTTAGCTGTTTCAATTTATGCGGGGTACGAACGATACAAAAAATTTGCATCACATCGTCACATCCCCGTGATGTTGTTGGAGCCAAAGGAATAG
- a CDS encoding D-tyrosyl-tRNA(Tyr) deacylase produces MRVLIQRVSKASVTVEKQTISSIGKGLLILLGIGHGDGEEQVTFLAEKTANLRIFEDEQGKTNLSVLDVKGEAIVVSQFTLYADARKGRRPSFTDAALPEVAEPLVNRFVELLRGHGVPTQTGKFGAHMEVEIHNDGPVTIWLEK; encoded by the coding sequence ATGCGTGTCTTAATCCAACGAGTTTCCAAAGCCAGTGTAACAGTAGAAAAGCAGACCATTTCCAGTATCGGAAAGGGTCTGTTGATTCTATTGGGTATCGGTCACGGTGACGGGGAAGAGCAGGTGACGTTTCTTGCGGAGAAGACTGCTAACCTGCGTATCTTTGAAGATGAGCAAGGCAAAACGAATCTGTCCGTGTTGGATGTGAAAGGCGAAGCGATTGTCGTTTCGCAATTCACTCTTTATGCCGATGCCCGCAAGGGACGCCGTCCCTCTTTCACTGATGCCGCATTGCCCGAGGTTGCTGAACCATTGGTAAATCGATTTGTTGAACTCCTGCGCGGGCATGGCGTCCCAACACAGACGGGGAAATTTGGTGCACATATGGAAGTGGAAATCCATAACGATGGGCCGGTGACGATATGGCTGGAGAAATGA
- the trpS gene encoding tryptophan--tRNA ligase, with product MAKKGRVFSGARPTGRQHLGNYLGAISNYVALQADYDCVYCIVDVHALTTVETTQDLKQNTFEMAIDWLAAGIRPEETILFIQSHVPEVMELHTYLSMVTSLGKLTDLPTFKEKVAQHPENVNYGLVGYPVLMAADIVLYKTDVVPVGIDQAPHLEFTREIVRSFNYRYNTKALIEPQVKHTEIKKVLGIDGKAKMGKSLNNHIELASTAEETAARVKDMVTDPARLRRTDPGNPDICNVFSMHKIFSPAEEVDMINKECRVAGIGCVDCKKRFAANLNKNLEPFRAKRSELASKPDYVNDILNDGGKRARVIAQQTMVEVREAMQLP from the coding sequence ATGGCTAAAAAAGGACGTGTATTTTCAGGGGCTCGACCGACAGGTCGTCAGCATTTGGGGAACTATCTGGGCGCGATCTCGAATTATGTTGCTTTGCAAGCGGACTATGATTGTGTGTACTGTATTGTAGATGTCCATGCGTTGACAACGGTTGAGACAACGCAGGATTTAAAACAAAATACTTTCGAGATGGCGATTGACTGGCTGGCGGCAGGGATTCGCCCTGAAGAAACGATTCTCTTCATCCAGTCACACGTTCCTGAAGTGATGGAGTTGCATACGTATCTTTCGATGGTCACATCACTAGGTAAATTGACCGATCTGCCTACCTTCAAAGAGAAGGTTGCTCAACATCCAGAGAATGTTAACTATGGTCTTGTTGGGTATCCCGTGTTGATGGCAGCCGATATTGTTTTATATAAAACTGACGTTGTTCCTGTGGGTATCGATCAGGCCCCTCATTTGGAGTTTACGCGTGAGATCGTACGTTCCTTCAATTATCGCTATAACACCAAGGCTTTGATCGAACCGCAAGTCAAACATACGGAGATCAAGAAGGTTCTTGGTATTGACGGTAAAGCCAAGATGGGCAAGAGTTTGAACAATCATATCGAACTCGCATCAACCGCAGAAGAGACTGCCGCCCGCGTCAAGGATATGGTTACCGACCCCGCGCGCTTGAGACGCACAGACCCCGGTAACCCCGATATTTGTAACGTCTTCTCGATGCATAAGATCTTTTCACCCGCTGAAGAAGTGGACATGATCAACAAGGAATGCCGCGTGGCTGGCATCGGATGCGTGGATTGTAAGAAACGTTTCGCTGCGAACCTGAACAAGAATCTTGAACCGTTCCGCGCCAAACGTTCTGAACTCGCGTCCAAGCCTGATTATGTGAACGATATTTTGAACGACGGCGGCAAACGCGCCCGCGTCATTGCACAACAGACAATGGTTGAAGTGCGCGAAGCGATGCAGTTGCCGTAA
- a CDS encoding Rdx family protein — protein sequence MSLMDELLKNYEHVIETITLVPSDGGRFEVTVNGDLIFSKSQLKRHAESGEVLGLVRKIVGE from the coding sequence GTGAGCCTGATGGATGAGTTGTTGAAGAACTATGAGCATGTGATTGAGACGATCACGCTTGTGCCATCGGATGGTGGACGTTTTGAAGTGACTGTGAATGGAGATTTGATCTTTTCGAAGTCGCAGTTGAAAAGACACGCTGAGTCTGGGGAAGTGTTGGGCTTGGTGAGGAAGATCGTTGGAGAATAA